A genome region from Hydrogenoanaerobacterium saccharovorans includes the following:
- a CDS encoding exonuclease SbcCD subunit D encodes MRIVHTSDWHLGKIVNEFSMLDDQRFILKQMIDFLVQQKAELLVIAGDLYDRSIPPADAVSLLDEVFYRITVEAGIPIIAVSGNHDSPQRLNFASRIYERSGLYVEGIYNKTIRKITLQDEFGNIHFYCLPYIEPAIVRADFPDEKIHSYDDAFRTLIHHNLTEIDLTERNVLVTHGFFSYLKNPDAVERSDSEISIGGSDLIDASYVDMFDYVALGHLHRQQKAGRDNIRYSGSPLKYSIQESTSQKSITTIEMREKGELSIKKYGLTPRRDMRVLLGSFEQLSNAANVQGNREDYVYAQLTDDSLIPCAMDKLRTVYPNIMGMELIGRKHEFDASVSAAAAVKNKTPQELFEEFYSAVKGEEITDSRRTMASKLFSKLQGGYDDETN; translated from the coding sequence CGGACTGGCATCTTGGTAAAATCGTAAATGAATTTTCGATGCTGGACGATCAACGATTTATACTAAAGCAAATGATCGATTTTTTAGTGCAGCAAAAAGCGGAATTGCTGGTGATAGCGGGCGACTTGTATGATCGTTCGATACCGCCGGCAGACGCAGTATCCCTATTAGACGAAGTGTTTTACCGTATTACGGTAGAAGCGGGAATTCCAATCATAGCGGTAAGCGGCAACCATGACAGCCCGCAGCGGCTTAACTTTGCAAGCAGAATTTACGAGCGTTCGGGGCTGTACGTTGAAGGTATCTATAATAAGACGATTCGAAAAATTACATTGCAAGACGAATTTGGTAATATACATTTTTATTGTCTGCCTTATATTGAGCCTGCAATTGTAAGGGCAGATTTCCCCGATGAAAAGATTCACAGCTACGACGATGCTTTTCGTACATTGATTCACCACAACCTTACCGAAATCGACCTTACCGAGCGAAATGTACTGGTAACGCATGGCTTTTTCTCTTATCTTAAAAACCCCGACGCTGTCGAGCGCAGCGACTCCGAAATCAGCATTGGGGGCAGCGATTTGATTGATGCCTCTTATGTAGATATGTTTGATTATGTGGCACTGGGGCATCTGCATCGGCAGCAAAAAGCGGGGCGGGATAATATCCGCTACAGCGGTTCTCCGCTAAAATATTCGATACAGGAAAGTACATCGCAAAAATCGATTACTACGATCGAGATGCGTGAAAAAGGTGAACTCAGTATAAAAAAATACGGCTTAACCCCTCGGCGGGATATGCGTGTTTTGTTAGGAAGCTTTGAACAGCTAAGCAATGCTGCAAATGTGCAGGGCAACCGCGAAGACTACGTGTATGCTCAGCTTACGGACGACAGCTTAATTCCGTGCGCAATGGACAAGTTGCGCACGGTATACCCCAATATTATGGGTATGGAACTGATTGGGCGTAAACATGAGTTTGATGCTTCGGTAAGTGCTGCCGCCGCGGTGAAAAACAAAACACCTCAGGAGTTGTTTGAAGAGTTTTATTCTGCCGTAAAAGGAGAAGAAATTACCGATTCGCGCCGTACGATGGCAAGTAAATTGTTCAGCAAACTGCAAGGAGGGTACGACGATGAAACCAATTAA